aagaagaggcacatGCGCCACCTGCGCCATCAactgatgctgcctcttccagtgCTTGTTCACAGCGCttgaatcaatttacccgcaagtatgaggcacagtggaaggaagacctttcaatgtaagtttgtcaaggttttagtttttaaaaaaaaaaaattatagcataatttatgaaaaactaatcattatttcattaatttcatttattttcaggttcacaaacattgaggctgcCCAAGAAATATCATCAGTGTTTAAATCGTCAATGGAGAttccattatttcaatggagtcagatatctagacatcctgaatggacatctcaaatcaatgcatggtttgacaGAATTGAGGTtagtgttaatttataatttctagcttatttctaaaaaattattattattatttaaaattaattatttatacacaggACAAATTCAACTGGGACAATGCGCAtcacactgttgtgaggagggtgtgggaaaatcacgtgGCAACTAGGTATCATCGaaaatgacacgaccaaaagcttgatgtcttttcccaagtgcaggagtgtcgaagtaataaataacccggcaagaccggggtcgaaccacagagaggt
The sequence above is drawn from the Populus alba chromosome 15, ASM523922v2, whole genome shotgun sequence genome and encodes:
- the LOC118050960 gene encoding uncharacterized protein, with translation MHRTKSTARRSRMVAPSSSSSEDDISLSASQEEAHAPPAPSTDAASSSACSQRLNQFTRKYEAQWKEDLSMFTNIEAAQEISSVFKSSMEIPLFQWSQISRHPEWTSQINAWFDRIEDKFNWDNAHHTVVRRVWENHVATRYHRK